A genomic region of bacterium contains the following coding sequences:
- a CDS encoding clostripain-related cysteine peptidase, translating to MGIKNKLPSPRVDIIISFGALFLLFFENICFGSQWTMMFYMAADNDLSGQAQIDIKELQKISGQPGVDIIVQIDSPSGAFRYKVLPQGTSILASLGQSNSGSPDALADFGSWAVKTYPAQKYLLALWDHGSGWSKYSKYVGYDQHLNDYLNVAGGELRSAVAEISSAAGQPLEIIVFDACLMQMAEVLMELEGMCRYAVGSEAPFPVEGMPYDQAWKKIDGNTPAESLVVRLVNSCSVYDNLGYQVTCSAVDIKRLSAASQNLKSLAGPLKRLPVSAFISSSAIPDSAVPDSVSCFFSWYSYDLSTMLDFIGNRIPDPEKTLVLDASRQFKNSVLIQSISGNDYQNASGVAAWYPKGKNNFESGIESYNNLKWTGLSGWDKILDQLIFQKDITAPVPQKVKMNQTAMGGRLAWETGYEPSGIELYQVRHSKALIIDFFDQAGTSDTSNWTRTGFVIIPKADGDTAYYSISGQMTSKKAIQFDSSGNIGFDTEGINGFVVLESSSDSSTGWDTLGIWNYFGEAQNKYCSSKIKNTTANIRISWNTSHSGWLYIDDIKVCHPDFDKTVKINNTFVPSFTLSSLSGLNGFYQIRVIDSLKNISSWSKETFYRSDTDILRAWPNPFKRNIYISFLPSKESVTEVKIFNILGQYVDRMSLLEKGNNNGKEERLYLWEPKVSIAEGVYIARLDSNTGIRLVKMIFIR from the coding sequence ATGGGTATAAAAAATAAATTGCCGTCCCCAAGGGTGGATATAATAATTAGTTTTGGCGCACTATTTTTGTTGTTCTTTGAAAATATTTGTTTTGGCAGCCAATGGACCATGATGTTTTATATGGCTGCCGACAACGATTTATCTGGCCAGGCTCAGATAGACATCAAAGAACTGCAGAAAATCTCCGGCCAACCGGGGGTTGACATAATAGTTCAAATTGATTCCCCTTCAGGAGCGTTCCGCTACAAAGTATTGCCACAGGGAACCAGCATCCTGGCAAGTCTGGGACAGAGCAATAGCGGATCTCCGGATGCTTTGGCCGACTTTGGCAGTTGGGCGGTGAAAACGTACCCCGCCCAGAAATATCTGCTGGCTCTGTGGGACCACGGTAGTGGTTGGAGCAAATATTCAAAATACGTTGGGTACGACCAGCATTTAAATGATTATTTGAATGTCGCTGGAGGTGAGTTAAGGTCTGCCGTGGCAGAGATAAGTTCTGCTGCCGGGCAGCCATTGGAAATAATCGTATTTGATGCCTGTTTGATGCAAATGGCTGAAGTCCTTATGGAACTTGAAGGAATGTGCCGTTATGCCGTAGGATCGGAAGCCCCTTTCCCGGTGGAGGGTATGCCATATGATCAAGCTTGGAAAAAGATAGATGGAAATACTCCGGCCGAAAGCTTGGTGGTAAGGTTAGTGAATTCCTGTAGCGTTTATGATAACCTGGGGTATCAGGTGACCTGCTCTGCTGTCGACATTAAAAGGTTGTCAGCCGCATCGCAAAATCTAAAGTCATTAGCAGGACCCCTTAAACGACTGCCGGTTTCGGCCTTCATCAGTTCCTCTGCCATCCCGGATTCTGCAGTACCGGACTCTGTCTCCTGCTTTTTTTCGTGGTACAGCTACGACTTGTCTACGATGCTTGATTTTATTGGGAATAGAATACCGGATCCGGAAAAAACCTTGGTTTTAGATGCCAGTCGTCAGTTTAAAAACAGTGTGCTGATACAGTCAATTTCTGGGAATGACTACCAAAATGCCAGTGGTGTGGCTGCATGGTATCCCAAAGGTAAAAATAATTTTGAAAGCGGGATAGAGTCTTATAATAACTTAAAATGGACAGGCCTTTCAGGGTGGGATAAAATACTTGACCAGTTGATTTTTCAGAAAGATATCACTGCTCCGGTTCCGCAAAAGGTTAAAATGAATCAAACGGCTATGGGGGGGAGGCTTGCTTGGGAAACCGGTTATGAGCCCTCTGGAATTGAGTTGTACCAGGTTCGGCACAGTAAAGCTCTGATTATTGATTTTTTTGATCAGGCCGGAACATCGGATACTTCCAATTGGACAAGAACAGGATTTGTTATAATTCCCAAGGCTGACGGAGATACTGCCTATTATTCAATTAGTGGCCAAATGACCTCAAAAAAAGCGATCCAGTTTGATTCCTCCGGCAATATTGGATTTGACACTGAGGGGATAAATGGATTTGTGGTTTTAGAGTCAAGCAGCGACAGTAGCACCGGATGGGATACCTTGGGAATTTGGAATTATTTTGGTGAAGCTCAAAATAAATATTGCTCATCCAAAATTAAAAACACAACCGCTAACATTAGAATAAGTTGGAATACATCTCATTCAGGCTGGTTATATATTGATGACATCAAAGTCTGCCATCCAGATTTTGATAAAACAGTAAAAATCAATAACACCTTCGTTCCCAGCTTTACCTTAAGCAGCCTGTCCGGCTTGAATGGATTTTACCAGATTAGAGTGATCGATAGTCTGAAAAATATTAGTTCCTGGAGTAAAGAGACATTTTACCGTTCAGATACCGATATATTAAGGGCTTGGCCCAATCCTTTTAAAAGGAATATATATATATCGTTTTTGCCTTCAAAGGAGAGTGTGACGGAGGTTAAGATATTCAACATTCTGGGTCAATATGTGGACCGGATGTCTTTGCTGGAAAAAGGAAACAACAATGGGAAAGAAGAACGTTTATATTTATGGGAGCCAAAGGTATCAATAGCAGAAGGTGTATATATCGCCCGATTGGACTCAAACACGGGTATCCGGTTGGTTAAAATGATATTTATAAGATAA